The genomic window GTGGAGTAGAGCGTTTTCATTCGGCCTTCGAACAGTGTATCCAGTTCCTTCAGGCGTGTGATGGAGCGATCCACGATGGTGACGTCGGCGCCCAAGCCCATGGCCATGCGCGCGGCGTTGACTCCCACCACCCCACCACCGATGACTAAAACCCGTGCTGGCTCAACACCCGGTACGCCTCCAAGCAATGTGCCGCTACCGCCCTGCGCTTTTTCGAGGCTGTGACAGCCCGCCTGAATCGCCATTCGCCCGGCCACTTCGCTCATGGGCGCCAACAGCGGAAGGCCCCCTTGAGCACTGGTCACAGTTTCATAGGCAATGGCGCTGGCCCCGGACTCTACTAACAAACGCGTCTGTTCTGGATCCGGCGCTAAGTGAAGGTAGGTAAACAGAAGCTGACCCGGCCTGATCATGCGACACTCATCAGGCTGGGGTTCTTTTACCTTCACGATCATTTCGGCCTGGGCGAAAACAGATTCTGCGTCGGCACCTATGCGCGCCCCCGCCGCCTCGTACTGGGCGTCATCAAAACCGATGGATGCGCCTCCACAGGTCTCGATAAGAACCTCATGCCCGGCATGCACCAGTTCACTGACCCCTGCGGGTGTGAGTCCAATCCGGTATTCATGATTCTTGATTTCTTTGGGGACCCCAATAAGCATGCTGATGCTCTCCGTAAGGATATGGAAACGGCGCGTATGTTAGACGCCTCAAGGGGATCGCACCCTACCTCTTTAGGGTGACGAGTCAGTCCTCGTCAACACTGACATCTTTGTACTGCAGGTTGGTTAACTGCTCGGACAGCAGACCGAGAAGAAAAATGATCACACCCGAGGAGATGAGTAGCGCGGTCATATTGGTAAAACGCCAGGAGTCACTCACCATGGCTGTGGCAACGTAGTTAACCCCACCTAATCCGGCGGTCAAAACTGAAAACGGGAAATACACTTTGAGAGGGGAGTACAAGGTCCCCACCTTGAAAATGATCAACAGAAACCGGAGGCCGTCACGCAGCAGGTTGATGTGTCCCTTGCCCTGTCTCTTGGCCACCTTGATGGGGAGAAATCCTACGGAGTAGCCCGCCCGGTAGAACGCCATAGTTGATGTAGTGGGGTAGCTGAATCCGTTGGGTAGCAAGTAGAGAAAGCTCAAAAACTTGCGACGATCTACCGCGCGAAAGCCTGAAGTAAGATCGTCAATGGGCTGCCCTACCATCCAACTGGCAAAACGATTGTAGAAACTATTGGCACCCCAGCGTGCAACGCTCGCCTGAGAACCAAGCCCCGATCGCGCACCCACCACCAGATCAAACCCCTCATCGAACTTGAAAAGCAGTCGTTCAACGTCCGCCGGCGCGTGCTGGCCGTCAGCATCCATAAAAACCAGGATATCTCCGGTCGCCGCCCGGGCACCCCGCTTGATGGCGGCACCATTCCCCTTACTGTAGGGCTGTGTGATCACGGTAGC from Congregibacter litoralis KT71 includes these protein-coding regions:
- a CDS encoding glycosyltransferase family 2 protein — protein: MSIVIPARNEASTIAVVTKQLISLRPDFELIVIDDGSTDGTGEVAADAGATVITQPYSKGNGAAIKRGARAATGDILVFMDADGQHAPADVERLLFKFDEGFDLVVGARSGLGSQASVARWGANSFYNRFASWMVGQPIDDLTSGFRAVDRRKFLSFLYLLPNGFSYPTTSTMAFYRAGYSVGFLPIKVAKRQGKGHINLLRDGLRFLLIIFKVGTLYSPLKVYFPFSVLTAGLGGVNYVATAMVSDSWRFTNMTALLISSGVIIFLLGLLSEQLTNLQYKDVSVDED
- the ald gene encoding alanine dehydrogenase, whose protein sequence is MLIGVPKEIKNHEYRIGLTPAGVSELVHAGHEVLIETCGGASIGFDDAQYEAAGARIGADAESVFAQAEMIVKVKEPQPDECRMIRPGQLLFTYLHLAPDPEQTRLLVESGASAIAYETVTSAQGGLPLLAPMSEVAGRMAIQAGCHSLEKAQGGSGTLLGGVPGVEPARVLVIGGGVVGVNAARMAMGLGADVTIVDRSITRLKELDTLFEGRMKTLYSTRDALERHALEADLVVGAVLVPGAAAPKLISAELVSRMKPGSVMVDVAIDQGGCFETSRPTTHQNPCYIVDDVVHYCVANMPGGVARTSTLALTNATLPYVLSLASKGLKKALEDDRYLRDGLNVHNGKVTYQAVSEALGYEYLPPMQALADL